From the Priestia koreensis genome, one window contains:
- a CDS encoding RhaT/GlcU family sugar-proton symporter: MDILLAILPAIFWGSIVLFNVKLGGGPYSQTLGTTIGALIFSIVVYLFVHPHLSPTIFIVGAVSGIFWAVGQSNQLKSIDLMGVSKTMPISTGMQLVATTLFGVIVFHEWSTTTSIILGTTALILIIVGIVLTSLRDKKSGEKEESGDFKKGIIILIISTIGYLVYVVIARFFNVSGWDALLPQAVGMVIGGVILTAKYKPFNKYAIRNIIPGLIWAAGNLFLFISQPRVGVATSFSLSQMGIVISTLGGIFILGEKKTKKQLIGIAIGIILIIIAAVLLGKAKA; this comes from the coding sequence ATGGATATTCTATTAGCGATTTTACCCGCCATTTTCTGGGGAAGTATTGTACTTTTCAACGTAAAGCTAGGTGGGGGACCATATAGTCAAACGCTTGGTACAACGATTGGAGCGCTCATCTTCTCCATTGTCGTCTACTTATTTGTTCACCCTCATTTGTCACCCACGATTTTTATCGTCGGAGCCGTTTCCGGTATTTTCTGGGCGGTTGGACAAAGTAATCAGCTGAAAAGTATTGATTTAATGGGTGTATCAAAAACGATGCCAATCTCAACTGGCATGCAGCTCGTGGCAACAACTTTGTTTGGAGTAATCGTCTTTCATGAATGGTCAACAACGACAAGTATTATTTTAGGAACGACCGCGCTAATCTTAATCATTGTCGGGATTGTCCTCACCTCGTTACGCGACAAGAAATCAGGCGAAAAAGAGGAGTCAGGCGACTTTAAAAAAGGGATTATTATTTTAATCATTTCAACAATTGGTTATCTTGTTTACGTTGTTATCGCACGCTTCTTTAACGTCAGCGGGTGGGATGCATTATTACCTCAAGCAGTGGGTATGGTAATTGGTGGTGTTATCTTAACGGCCAAGTACAAACCATTTAATAAATATGCTATCCGAAACATTATTCCAGGTCTTATTTGGGCAGCAGGTAACCTATTCTTATTCATTTCACAGCCACGTGTTGGGGTTGCAACAAGCTTCTCGTTATCACAAATGGGAATCGTTATTTCAACGCTAGGTGGGATTTTTATTCTTGGTGAAAAGAAAACGAAGAAACAGCTCATTGGGATTGCGATTGGGATTATTCTCATCATCATTGCAGCTGTGCTACTGGGGAAAGCAAAAGCATAA
- a CDS encoding 2Fe-2S iron-sulfur cluster-binding protein — protein MPEVTVIGYDTFEVEYGKKLVLALEDNGVPIMHRCGGHGRCTSCRVELLDGEFDDLMMTTNSINGGIDDNLRLSCQIRVTHDLIVRPIMTANSLGGDPGPRPADD, from the coding sequence ATGCCTGAAGTAACGGTGATTGGATATGACACTTTTGAAGTAGAGTATGGAAAAAAACTTGTATTGGCGCTTGAAGACAACGGTGTTCCCATCATGCATCGATGTGGTGGACACGGAAGGTGTACGTCGTGTCGGGTGGAGCTTTTAGATGGAGAGTTTGACGATTTAATGATGACGACTAATTCCATAAACGGAGGAATTGACGATAATTTGCGGCTATCGTGTCAAATACGAGTTACCCATGATTTAATTGTCAGACCCATTATGACAGCGAACAGCTTAGGAGGAGATCCAGGCCCAAGACCGGCAGATGATTAA
- a CDS encoding ring-cleaving dioxygenase: MQGLKGIHHVTAITSSAEKNYEFFTYVLGMRLVKKTVNQDDIQTYHLFFADDKGSAGTDMTFFDFPGIPQGVHGTNEISKTSFRVPSDAALAYWVKRFDRLEVTHTGIQEQFGKKTLSFVDFDDQHYQLISDEHNKGVQSGTPWQNGPIPLEYAITGLGPIFVRVAQFDFFKQVSEMVFEFKEIAQEGDFHLFEVGEGGNGAQMVVEHNTVFPQARQGYGTVHHAAFRVEDQDVLNQWITRIEGFGLQTSGFVDRFFFQSLYTRVAPQILFELATDGPGFMGDEPYETLGEKLSLPPFLEPKREQIEKMVRPIDTVRSTKDIQKEME, translated from the coding sequence ATGCAAGGACTAAAAGGGATTCATCACGTAACCGCTATTACGAGCAGTGCCGAAAAGAACTATGAATTTTTTACGTATGTGTTAGGCATGCGTCTAGTGAAAAAAACGGTAAACCAAGATGACATTCAAACGTATCATTTGTTTTTCGCCGATGATAAGGGAAGCGCAGGAACAGACATGACGTTTTTTGATTTTCCTGGCATTCCACAAGGGGTACACGGAACAAATGAGATTTCAAAAACGTCATTCCGCGTACCATCAGATGCGGCCCTTGCTTATTGGGTAAAGCGCTTTGATCGACTAGAAGTTACGCATACTGGCATTCAAGAGCAGTTCGGGAAAAAGACACTATCGTTTGTCGATTTTGATGATCAGCACTATCAGCTTATCTCAGACGAGCATAACAAAGGGGTTCAATCTGGAACGCCGTGGCAGAACGGTCCTATTCCACTAGAATACGCAATTACAGGACTAGGCCCAATTTTTGTTCGTGTGGCACAATTTGACTTTTTTAAACAAGTGTCAGAAATGGTCTTTGAGTTTAAGGAAATTGCGCAAGAAGGCGATTTTCACTTGTTTGAAGTAGGAGAAGGTGGAAACGGAGCACAGATGGTTGTCGAGCATAATACCGTATTCCCACAGGCAAGACAAGGATACGGAACGGTTCACCATGCGGCGTTCCGCGTTGAAGATCAGGATGTACTTAATCAATGGATTACGCGCATTGAAGGATTTGGTCTTCAAACATCAGGCTTTGTGGATCGCTTCTTCTTCCAATCCCTTTATACGCGCGTCGCACCACAAATTTTATTTGAGCTTGCGACAGACGGTCCAGGGTTCATGGGAGATGAACCGTACGAAACGCTTGGAGAGAAATTGTCTCTACCTCCATTTTTAGAGCCTAAGCGTGAGCAAATCGAGAAAATGGTTAGACCGATTGATACAGTAAGAAGTACAAAGGACATTCAAAAGGAAATGGAATAA
- a CDS encoding DUF1572 family protein, which translates to MSSSQFAAEYIRVVKARFLDMKRTAERAFDQLEDEMIGWSPNEESNSIGIIVKHMSGNMVSRWTDFFHSDGEKPNRDRDDEFEGTITAREELDARWNRGWTVFLNALDGIGENDLLRPVYIRGEAHTLIEAIERQMYHYSYHVGQIVYAAKQVQKSWTMLTIPKRKK; encoded by the coding sequence ATGAGTTCATCACAGTTTGCTGCTGAGTACATAAGGGTTGTTAAAGCACGTTTTCTAGATATGAAAAGAACCGCTGAGCGGGCGTTTGATCAGTTAGAAGATGAGATGATCGGATGGTCACCGAACGAAGAATCAAACAGTATTGGCATTATCGTCAAGCATATGAGTGGAAATATGGTGTCACGCTGGACGGATTTCTTTCATTCTGATGGGGAAAAGCCAAATCGGGATCGTGATGATGAGTTTGAAGGGACGATCACAGCGCGAGAAGAATTGGATGCACGATGGAATAGAGGATGGACCGTTTTTCTAAACGCTCTTGACGGAATAGGAGAAAACGATCTTTTACGACCTGTCTACATTCGCGGTGAAGCCCACACGCTTATTGAAGCAATTGAGCGGCAAATGTATCACTATTCGTACCACGTTGGGCAAATTGTCTATGCAGCAAAGCAAGTGCAAAAAAGCTGGACAATGCTAACTATTCCAAAGAGAAAAAAATGA
- a CDS encoding MFS transporter: MKKPIVLFFFVMFVIGTDTFLVSPLLPMLQVQYHVDVNQSGWIVSAYALGYAIFALIAGPISDQFDRKKVMMYGMIAFSLTTFLCGIAPTFFFMLLFRFLAGVSAAFVTPQVWASIPSLVSSNQILKSIGIASSGLAISQMLGLPIGSYFASFYWSVPFFVLCFCSLLLVVGIRLLPSIRSISSPSKSSFLHTYQHVFQKPGARKLLFAYFLFQMGNFAAFSFFGMWLHEDFHLSVTKIGVALLVLGAGNLCGSVLGPAIVKKVGSRLFLAVGLLSLAILYMILPLSSSLFIVEGMLFVIYFLTGILFPIMMNMMQGISVSARGTIAALSNTFMYGGTMIGSAAAAYLYKMSSTFSTVTLFTSVFFIISFFLFHHHGKTTSEVRATV; this comes from the coding sequence ATGAAAAAACCAATTGTACTTTTTTTCTTTGTTATGTTTGTCATTGGGACAGATACGTTTTTAGTATCACCATTACTTCCTATGCTTCAAGTGCAGTATCATGTTGATGTTAATCAGTCGGGGTGGATTGTGAGTGCATACGCATTAGGTTATGCGATATTTGCATTAATAGCAGGACCTATATCAGATCAATTTGACCGAAAGAAAGTAATGATGTATGGGATGATCGCTTTTTCACTGACTACTTTTCTTTGTGGAATCGCTCCAACGTTCTTCTTCATGCTTTTATTTCGCTTTTTAGCAGGTGTTAGTGCTGCATTTGTTACTCCGCAAGTATGGGCTTCGATTCCTTCTTTAGTATCCTCAAATCAGATTTTAAAAAGCATCGGAATTGCTTCGTCTGGTTTGGCCATTTCTCAGATGCTAGGGCTTCCTATTGGTAGTTACTTTGCCTCTTTTTACTGGTCTGTTCCTTTTTTTGTTCTATGCTTCTGTTCTCTTCTATTAGTAGTAGGTATACGACTATTGCCTTCTATTAGATCGATTTCTTCACCCTCGAAAAGCTCATTTTTACATACGTATCAACACGTGTTTCAAAAGCCGGGGGCACGCAAGCTTTTATTCGCATATTTTCTATTTCAAATGGGGAATTTTGCGGCCTTTTCGTTCTTTGGCATGTGGCTGCATGAAGACTTTCATCTTTCCGTCACAAAGATTGGAGTTGCGCTACTTGTGTTAGGCGCAGGAAATTTGTGCGGGAGCGTATTAGGACCAGCAATCGTAAAAAAAGTTGGTTCCCGCCTGTTTTTAGCCGTTGGTTTACTGTCTTTAGCCATTCTTTATATGATCCTTCCACTGAGTTCTTCTCTTTTCATAGTAGAGGGAATGTTATTTGTGATCTATTTCCTTACGGGTATTTTGTTTCCGATTATGATGAATATGATGCAAGGCATTTCCGTATCGGCAAGAGGAACAATTGCCGCGTTATCAAATACATTCATGTACGGAGGAACGATGATCGGAAGTGCAGCCGCGGCATATCTCTACAAAATGAGTAGCACGTTTAGTACGGTCACGCTGTTTACAAGCGTATTCTTCATCATCTCTTTTTTCTTGTTCCATCATCATGGTAAAACGACTAGCGAAGTAAGGGCAACTGTTTAG
- a CDS encoding ArsR/SmtB family transcription factor: protein MKLSEDEIRIQILKALADESRLNIVRVLYEGQKELSCGEVGERCDIHKATASYHFKTLREAGLTTVRKEARVKYVQLNLDTFSTYLPGFLETL, encoded by the coding sequence ATGAAACTATCTGAAGATGAAATTCGTATCCAAATTTTAAAAGCATTAGCTGATGAATCTCGACTTAATATTGTGCGTGTGTTGTATGAGGGACAAAAGGAATTAAGCTGTGGAGAGGTAGGGGAGAGATGTGATATTCATAAAGCAACAGCTTCCTATCATTTTAAAACACTTCGTGAGGCAGGATTAACGACGGTTCGTAAAGAAGCCCGCGTGAAATATGTTCAGTTGAATCTAGATACCTTTAGCACGTACTTACCAGGTTTTTTAGAAACTCTTTAA